agtgccatttccagggatctggtggtatcaaaaccccccaaaaatcaCAACGGTGGTGCTTCGCTtggatagtaattcgcgccacCAAGATTAGAATAtcggatacgcgcctgatcaaatccctcccttggcaaaaacctggatccgcccctgtatgAGGTAAAGGAGTGACAATTACATGGATcgcaacatttcaaaatttgctCAAATACGCCGAACCCTGCTTGCAATGAAATCTCTTTTAGGGACCTATTTGGTAATGCTGGCCCGGGCCCCCTCAATTTCGTTCTACACCACTGCTCCTACTGCTGTGCCTTTGCTTGAACTTGCCACAATCTTGTGATACCATGGTCGAACGTGAAAGGAACCGACCCATTGGAACCCGTACCAATGTAATTTACTTATGTGTAACCATGCAATTTTGTTCTTACCTTGCAAACTGAAATGCAATTATCCAGCATATTTCTTGCAACTCGAATTACATTAGACAGTGCTTTCTTGTATGCTGTCTCCCATGTATTACTTTTCTTACTTCGAAGAAGCTCTAGTTCGTACTTCAACCGATTCTCGCGTAACTCTATTACTTGTTCGGTAATACTGGAGATGCTTTCACTTACGGAATCCGGCGTAATTATAATGCCATATCCAATGACTTCATTGATTGCAGTTTGAATGAAGTCCTTCTTAGCTTTTATGTCGCTTATCACATTTGAACCATTTTGACAAGTAACAGTGAAATTGGTGTGCAATGGAATTTCAACTTCACAAACAACTTGGATTTCTGCCAGTGTCTTAGGAATATTGCAGTCAGCCTTGAAAAAGTAGTCTTTCAAAACCTGTAaagatgaaatataaatataacaagCTTCTAGGCTGCCTCTTTGAATTGCCAACTTTAGCTGTTGCCACGTTTCACTACCAGGCACTAAGTTGGTGATATCGGATGTAAGACCCAATGATGAAGACGACGCCTTTGCCTTTGCCAAATGAACATCGGCGTACAGTTCGTGGGAACGGTTATGTTCACCAATTGCCCTTAATTTGCCAGCAAAGAGGAATACCTTTCTCAAGAGTTTCCCCGCCAATGTAGTGTACCCATCTAGTACCCTAACCTCCTTTGCCTTTAGTAAATAACATTTGCCAAGACCGAAGATGACGTCTGCCTGGCGGATTTCACCATTAGCTTCGTAATCTTCATACAAATCAGTGTACAGTTCCATAGCATCATTTATTCTGTGTAGCATCAGGTGTGCCTTGGCGATCTGGAGTCCGGTATCTCGTCTCATATTGACATCTATGTTTGGATCAAAGCTTAGTTTTTCTACTTTTCTTAGACACTTATCGATATCGTTGTCTATAGAGCCACGTGGAACCTGTAGAACACTGTCGGTGTCATCTGTTAAGGCCACAGCAAGCTCAATGAGCCTGTGTAAATGCTTATTGATGTCTGGTGGATCAAAGATATCAACTTGAAGAGCAGCTGCAAGGGCCATGAACTCACTGCCCATGTGATGAGGCTTGTCTTTAAAGTCATCCGCAAAAAGATCCCTAAATGAATTACGCGCTGTTCTTTTTCTACCCAGCAAAGCGTTCATTTCGGCGATTCTTACTCTAGAAGGATAATGACAATTGTCTAACTCCTTTGCTCTCTCAAAATGATATAATGCTGCCCTCTGAAAAGAGAGAACATCATTGGTATCACATGCTGTTTTACGATAAAGACAGCCAAGTTGAAAATGGACCTCTGCTATGTTGACTCTACCAACCAATTCCAGGAGCATCGTTTCTGCTATTGGAAATGGCCCCTTTACCTTATAAAACTTTGCTGCTAAAATACAAATGGAACGATTTTCACTGTCTCCATTTAATGCTGTTTTAATTTCCTCCGCTGCTCGTCTGGAATATCTGTCCAAGTTATGTAAAACCTGTCCATAATATGCCCTGGCAAGATGAAATTGTGGATTGATCAATAATACGATCTCCAGTAATCGTTCTTCTTCCTCAAATATGCTTCGAATATCTCTCGGTAAGGGAAAGTTCCAACCTACTAATCCCCGTTGATGTCGGGCTTTTCTCCCAACCATCAGTGCCTTACCAAACAGCCACTGGTCATTTAGAGAATACTCCTTTAGTGCATCCTGATACAAAGACAGCGCTTCCTCTCTCCATCTTGGTCCTAGCCTGGAAAGTATGTAAGCACGAACAACATCAACGTACGCCTTATGTTTAGGGAATTGGGTTTTATCCTTTTCCAGTGCTTCTAAATTTGCCTGAAATTCTGCATCTGCACTAACCCACATGCGAAATGTGTTAATGACGATCCCGTATCCAATTTGTGCGTTCCGAGAATTAGGGAATAAACTCATAACTTTATCCTCGGCCTGTTGAAGGAACTCCAGCGCTTCGTTTGAGTTGTTTGGCGTTTTGTTGTATAGCATTCCTTTTCCTTCTGGGTTGGCCAGAAATGCTCGATAAATGAGAGCCTCAACTACCATCAACTTTTTAACATTGTCATCTGTGTCAATGGTTAGTTTCAATTTCGCGAGATCAAGGTCAGAGATATCCTGAAGACCCCATCCTGGATGTAATGGACATGGATTGTCCTTCCACCAGTTTGGATCACCCATGATAGTACTTGTGTGATTAGCTGTGAACACAAAAAAATAGAATTGTCATCATATTCCAACCTGAAAATTATCACGATGTAAGTCAAGGGTGCAGTTTGAAAGCAACATTTAGTATGATTCATGTGAAAATGCATTGTTTTCGAATCTATTATGTATCATGACGTCAGTTAATATTGTTAACACATACTTGTTTATACAATGTCCCATCATAGGACACCTTTCTTCCAAGTTTGAAGAATAGCGACCATTTTTAATGACACGTTTATATAACGTATACCATTAACGAAAATTCTACgtataccatctcgacaagatgacaaaattcagaaaattgtcgttttgacgagataacggatctcgtcaatgcaaatgtcgagatggtagtaagtgtgcaactcgtcaatttgcagaaaattgttgcattgacgagatccgttatctcgtcgaaacgtcaattttctgaattttgtcaacttgtcgagatgatagtaagtgtgcaactcgtcaatttgcagaaaattgttgcattgacgagatccgttatctcgtcaaaacgtcaattttctgaattgtgtcaacttgtcgagataatagtaagtgtgcaactcgtcaatttgcagaaaattgttgcattgacgagatccgttatctcgtcaaaacgtcaattttctgaattttgtcaacttgtcgagatggtagtaagtgtgcaactcgtcaatttgcagaaaaatgctgcattgacgagatccgttatctcgtcaaaacgtcaattttctgatttttgtcatcttgtcgagatggtatacgtagtaagtgtgcaactcgtcaatttgcagataattgtcgttttgtcaagttgtaacgcgtcaatgcaatgtctcttctacgcttccgtacataCCAAACAGATTGCATGACAAACTGTGGCAAATCGGGTATTGTATCAACGATGTAGGGTACAGATGATCACTCTAGTTAGCTGACGtttatgttatttccacataggtatcattaacgataaaacagatcactgaaaaagtcatcgataattctctttaaaaatctgaatagactatgctttttctgtcagtattcaaagatgatcagcatgatatctgacttgcctgggagtgtaacaacccccccccccccccccaatccacaaaaagatgttatcattccccCTCTGGGCCATTCTTTTGCACTTTCTAAGGCTCACTCAAACAGTCTAGCGAAGGTTAATTCGCATATTCTGATGACTGTCTGCGAACTTATCGACGAATTTCGCGCCCtattaaggtgaccatattttcgtgactgaaatcggggacattttttgcgtgactgatatgggggagggggtggaacattttcaagtgcctaaggtgcttagatgtaaaatggtgatactttgaagcactttttaaatcaaatttattttcaaaatgtaactttttcttaaatgaaatccacttactttacgtggttctttgagagcttgtgatttgctcatgctcacactataagtgtcgttgtgtcgccgtagttgccatttaaacggtcgaaagagtgctaggctagatcgatctagcatatttttaacagtgtttccactttacactggctcacctgaaatactggttataagttTTGTTCTGCggctgcacacttgactaaattttgtttttacaattattttactaataatgtgggatcttttcgaaattcctgaacattttgacgaatcggggacattttcggggacagcacactgttatcggggactgtccccgaaaatcgaggacgtctggtcacctcgAGCCTATGAGCTCACTACGGAAACACAAACGTATATAGAATACTAGGCTGTTCTGTGTTGAATGTACCTAACCCAAGAAACACATCGCGATTGGTCGCGTAGACGTAGCAAAACATAACAATGTTGTaagtttcagtcaaaatgcaaattgtttctaaatactgtgatattcatTCTGCCATACACGTCACTCACGTGTGAATCATTTCGGAACACAATCCAGGGATCAGGGATAACCATGTGAACATAAACTGAACGTAGCCTCCGCTTGTgcacccaagccgaaaaggtgtgagcttatatttgttcttaacgtgtagcatattatgcatttatatgccagagtgttataacacactaacacgtgttatgttttgggagcatgcgagagctagatatgttaaagatacaatacagtacatcgtagtggtattatagATTAGCTATACATGAGCCAGCAACACGATTTTGTTTTCCAGCTCGTTTCTATTGGTAAACGCTGTACTGTGTACGAAGGTTACCATTGAAACTAGGCATGTGTAGACTCCAATGGACAGTCGTTATCATCACATGCATCTTGTTtacgtgatttttttttaacacaggccgcaataaaatgtgcctctagcataacacgtgttatcatgttataacacagaatatattcaagtcgaaaacgctattataagcaactgtacaattcggttcggcTGGCTTGTCAGTGCCGCGGAGACCGGTTAATTAAATTGCCAACCCGTTTCCACATTTGACAATACAGAGACAGTGGCGTTTTTTGCGCTGCTGCTTGGGTCAAATTCTTTTTCAAGGCAATGTTCCCatggaagtgatttttattttggccaCCAAATTTCGCAGATTGAGAATTAAGTAAAAGGTAAAcaataaaaattgcataaaaaccaTGGTAATATGCACATTGGCCCAgcaatatattttgtgtgcattaaagttttttttttctcagtcaataattccatttggagggtaagtggggggggggcgagcatTTCAACTAGGGGGGCCCGCCCCTGCCCCTGCCcccgctggctacgccactgtgaaCCCTTGAGCCAAGTTTTACACAAATTAAGGTTATACCTGTTGACCGCCTGAAGTCCAGAGGGTGAAAACAGATACGCGCCTCTGAGTATGTTTAAAGCAAGCCTCTCACCTCTTTGaagcaaatttaatttaaattaatt
This window of the Apostichopus japonicus isolate 1M-3 chromosome 9, ASM3797524v1, whole genome shotgun sequence genome carries:
- the LOC139974124 gene encoding uncharacterized protein; translated protein: MGDPNWWKDNPCPLHPGWGLQDISDLDLAKLKLTIDTDDNVKKLMVVEALIYRAFLANPEGKGMLYNKTPNNSNEALEFLQQAEDKVMSLFPNSRNAQIGYGIVINTFRMWVSADAEFQANLEALEKDKTQFPKHKAYVDVVRAYILSRLGPRWREEALSLYQDALKEYSLNDQWLFGKALMVGRKARHQRGLVGWNFPLPRDIRSIFEEEERLLEIVLLINPQFHLARAYYGQVLHNLDRYSRRAAEEIKTALNGDSENRSICILAAKFYKVKGPFPIAETMLLELVGRVNIAEVHFQLGCLYRKTACDTNDVLSFQRAALYHFERAKELDNCHYPSRVRIAEMNALLGRKRTARNSFRDLFADDFKDKPHHMGSEFMALAAALQVDIFDPPDINKHLHRLIELAVALTDDTDSVLQVPRGSIDNDIDKCLRKVEKLSFDPNIDVNMRRDTGLQIAKAHLMLHRINDAMELYTDLYEDYEANGEIRQADVIFGLGKCYLLKAKEVRVLDGYTTLAGKLLRKVFLFAGKLRAIGEHNRSHELYADVHLAKAKASSSSLGLTSDITNLVPGSETWQQLKLAIQRGSLEACYIYISSLQVLKDYFFKADCNIPKTLAEIQVVCEVEIPLHTNFTVTCQNGSNVISDIKAKKDFIQTAINEVIGYGIIITPDSVSESISSITEQVIELRENRLKYELELLRSKKSNTWETAYKKALSNVIRVARNMLDNCISVCKSGLMEKKIYNTMFKITRADKIDKDKCQREIEKWAKSIFRELPKENLPDGLLKRIVEVQPMYNEANVWLWAIHSLNNLEKHDLSNFEVGETFTIKIEDKPDLILQTEDIVTESCEGVMDLVVDLIQMCVIDRKRADE